The genomic stretch taacatttgtcATCTTCACATCAAAGTTTAGAATATAATCTCAGAGAGGAGCACCTGAACGTTAGCAAAGTCGACCCGGTTGAGGTCAGAGAGCATCTGGTTTATCTGGGAGGTGTTCTGGAGGACGGCGCGGGCTGCCTGGGCCAGATGGTTCAGACTGGTGTAACGTCTCAGAGTCTGTGCAAACGCACTGACCACCGCCACCTACgcaacacacacaaccacacgaTCCAAAACAAACGTTACAACAGACacaatgatttcatgtttctTGATATTACCCAATATTTTTTTAGAGAACACATTTCTGTGAACAAACTCTAAACATGTTTCATCTTCAGATGTTGATTATGAAAATTATGAATCATATACACGTAATCTAGAAATGACGTACATGTTAACGCAAAAAGAGATGAGAGTTTTTTCCTGTTACCTTGGTGCGGATGATTTCTTGAGGAAAGTTGGTCATGGCGTTAGTCAGCCATCCCTCCAGACTCTTGGCAAAGTTACGTATGGCCTGAGTAAGAGTGCCTGAAGGAACAAAACAGCCTAAATTAAAAACTGACTTTACTTATTTCCATTGTACATAAAGCATCACAAGCAGATGTGTATAAAGGCAGTAAAATGCACAATTCAAGAAGgtctgtaataaaaataaacatcaaaatcTCTCTGAATTTAATGCTGAGGTGTGTCGATGTATTACTGGGGTTCATATGAAGGAAAACCGGACCTTTACAAATAGATTTAGCTCTTATTAATGTTTGTTCACTAATGTATTATTAAAGTGAAGTGATTCAGGGTGTTGGGACCACTGACAACATGTACAAAGGGTCACGGATTTTCCACTGTTTGCATAGTAGTTCATAGAGCttacagttgtatgcaaaagtttgggcactccttgacaaataacacattttggtgatttttttagcCTCTCTAGGGTAaagaacataaaacacaatattttcagcaaacattaatgTATAGTTAATAGTTTAATATGTTATAGTTTGGTGCCTaaacttttgcatacaactgtaaATCCCTTAAAAAGTAACAGTGGTACTGACTGGGAACAGGACGCAGCACATCAGGGATGAGGATCTCCACCAAAGCCTGGTAAAGGATGTGGTCACAGCTCCTCATCCATAGTCTGATTGGTTCATATTTACACAGAGCTACCAGCTTCTCTCTGGGGATCACACTTTCCAGGTCATCATCACTACACAtagatgagaaagaagaaaaacagactgTGAATGCTGCCATTCTGCAAATAATACTCTATTCTGAACTCAGCAGACATTCAggtaaaaagcaaaacattaagatgaaaaactgtttaaatacaaaatgtgatTTAGCCCAGACGTGACACTAAAAggtgtgtgtagtctgtgtggTCTGACCTGTTAGGGATGGTGGTGCTTCCGTCACTAGATGGCGGTGTTGAATACCAAAAGGTCTGCCAGAGTTTCTCAATGTAGTGGAACTGGAGGTTCATCACCACATCCAAAGTCGCCTGCAGGAGAGCAgcgagggaggaagggagggagagaaaaagcggggagggagggagggaagagaggagggaaaagagggaggaCGGGGGACAAAACATACAGAGCTGAACCATGGCAACCAGACACACACCAAGTTTCTACAGGCGGGCAGGCAGCCTCTCGCTCACTCTGGGCCCTCCTGGTTAGACAATGAGCCAGCTTAAACACAGCTCCCTGCACATTAATCATCAGGAGGATCCTAAAGGCCACGTTTAGTCTTTATCTGGAGTTTTATTTGAAGTTGATTCCACTCTACACTTTGCATCCTGTTTGCCTTTAGAAAGCAGATTAGTCTCATAGATTTAAGCGTGCATTCGCCTCCTTTTAACAATCAGTGGCAAGGCGCTGACCTGAACTAACCCATGTGACTTCCTCTTTCCTGTTCATATGTATGAGGCTCTTAGAAAGCTTGTTATGTTGCACACAACTGAATGCAAAAGGAAGCAGAAGCAAGCTAATGATTGTAAAtgatagttttagttttgtgGTTTATGGTTTTAGGTTTGTGGTTGAAGCAAAAGCCAAAACCTGGTTCTAAATATTAACAGAGAAACCTCCTGCTGAGGGTGAATATAAACACTTAGAGCTGTAGAAGTTGTTGAGGCCGTTCATCACACCAGAAGAAGAGTCAACGTGACTCCACGCGTCAAACTTCTTTGTTTCTGGCTTGAAACAGAACCGTATATCTCTACGTCGAGAGTCTGTCGAGTATGCGACTATGATTCACACCATGCCCAGAGATACTCCTCTTTCACTATCTGGCAGGACATGCACTTGCCGCTGGATCTTGTTACACAGCAGTGTAGGCTTCAATCACATGATATGTTTTTGCTTCCTCTCCAGCCGTCGCCATGGTAACCTTGTTTACGGTTGCCCCCAGCAACAGGTCAAACACAGAACTccaaaacaaaaaggagaatTCCCCATCCCCTCTGAACAAGAAGCGTTTTGCCTCCGCAGTTTTTTCGTCGCACAGGAAAAACAGcatgccttaaaaaaaaaaaaaaaaaaaaaagaaagaaagaaagaaaaaaatatgtgtggaGGAGAAATAACACGTGTTCACATGCATGGTCAGAGAAAGAGCGGTCTGCGTCAGACACTCGCAAATCTTAACCCCTCACTTCGTGTTTTATTAACCATCTATTTATCTGTacttaaaacattcatttagtGGTTGATGCCTGAATGTTTGTCTGTTACCATGACAGTGATAAATACATGCCCGACAAATCTGTTTACAGCCctgctcaaaaaaaaacaacaaccccaGACTCTTTTAACTGCATGAAAGTAAAGTAAGAAATAAAGTATCGTTTCAGCCAACTTGTTTGTGCTGTAACTTTAATAAAAGCCTTGACTAATGTGTTAACAGGTCGCTGTTGGCTCGCAAATAAGGGAGGAAAAAGTGAAATGCATAAACATTAGAACACGTTGAGGCAATGAGAGCTGAGAGAGTGACAGAAATGCGCTGGCAGACAAAGACAGAAGCCCATGTGCCTGTCCGCAGACAAGGCAACACAAAGGCCCAAGGGGAGGCCACCACAAAGACACCGAGATGTCCACCCAGCGCGCTGAAAGGTTAATTGGCATGTCTTGAAAGCTGCACAGAGATGAAAAGACGGCTGGAACAAAGGGAGCGTGGTGAGGCTGGACAAGGGGAGGGCAGGGATAATATGATAAAGCCAGAGCTTCGCTGCTTTAATCACAGCCTACCTCCTGCCTGTAAAGCCCCCAAATTTTAACGTTTACTattatttttcctcttctcgTTGCCTGTGTGTCTCAACCTGTGGTGACGAGTTATTCTTATGCCTTATCAAATTCAATGTCTCTGAATTATGCTGTGAAATACCTATGAAATACAGTATCAGTATCATAAATTCCTGATTTactgaatttttattttaagtctgACAAAGTTGTGCTCGACTAACAGACCTGTTGacacatatatatagatatatatatctCAATATGTGATaattaaatctttaactatTAGCAGAATACATGTCAGTACAAATACAATTTACAGTGCCATAAATTGCATCATGAAGTTCTGCTGTTTGTGTCCTTCTTTCCACTTTGTTTAGGATTAATCATGATCCACAGAGAGTTGTAGAAAGCTGTTCCAGTCATTAATCATATGTCAGTGTAGTCTCATTCCCTCTAAGGATATAGGCTGTCGTATGCTGTAGagattgtaaagccctttgaggcaaatgtgtgattttcagtgatataaataataatttcattctCTCAAACTATAACGGTGAGAGGTTTGCAAAAGACGACCCGCAGCCAGGAAGCAgacagtaatgtgtgtgtgtgtgtgtgtggtgtaacCAGGGACGAGCTGTGCTGCACGTCTGAATGTGACCAAACTGAGGAGCAACCCACAggtcaaaatgtaaatatttgttcaAAAGTTTCTAAGGTGGTGGAAGATGTAATAAAAATGAGTCCCGCTACGATGTGACCTACCTCACAGTGGTCTCTGTAGAGCGTCTGCAGCTTCTTGATGTCGTTCATGTTGATGCGCTCGGGCAGAGGCTGGGTGCCCAAGTCAGGAGTGGGAAACGGAGGTAAGGTGTGGGATGTATCTGCATGAAGAAAAAAGGTAGACAGGTGTCActtgttgcacacacacacagtatcatgGAGTATGGAGACAggaaacatataaaaactgTACGGGTAGATATAATATAGAATATTATAATTTATGTTTACAGTATGTCAAGATTGAATCACATGTCCTATTTatagcccctttcacacatgcactgcaaccctgaagTTATCTGGACATTACCCAGAGGAGCTGTATGTTGGAACGCAAATGTCCAAATCATTCAGACCGGACATTAAATGGACTTTACCCTGCCAGCTCCCTAGTCCAAAGTCCGTGTAATGTCCAattgagcccatgtgtgaatacaTCAGGTAATTTTCCAGAGAATTCACAGTGAACAAGTGGGGTGTTGATGACGTTTCTATCATGCGGCTGGTGCTGGATAAACGCAGCAGGCCAGATAAAGCTGGGCCTGAACGCTCTGCTGTGAAGCTAGCGCTAATGGGAGAGACGACTTCCTGCAATTTCTCATAAAGTAAACTGCGTTTTATTTCTGGTGAAAAGCTTAGAAACGCCAAAGTACAACTACAGAATACTTTATTGCGTCATGTCCTGCCTCCCACACACTCTACCCAGGCGTCATCTCTTGCCTATCTGAGTATTTCCTGTAGGTGAGAATGTGCCTGATGCAGACAATCTCAAGTTGTGTGCAATATGTGTGAAAGGGCAACAAGAGTTTGCATGAGAAAACAGCTATTGTCTCAACAATCAAGATGCCTGCCAGTAAATTTCATGAAGTCTGACATCTACCGCCAACATGTGCCTCATGTGATCTCACTAAGTAATTATGTTGGGGaaaaaatgctccattatgtaAAAAACTAATCCTCAGGATCACAACATCTGTAGATACACATCATGGTGGCAGCCAACCAGCTCCTGTCTTTACCTATGTACTGCTGGTGGTGTTGGCTCTGAGCAGCCACCGACTGCTCTGGAGTGTTGTTACAGTGCTGAGAGCTCCCACACAGGCTGTCGGACATACCGTCCACCTTCTGTAGAGGTTTGAACCTacacagacaggagaggagagaacaggACATCTGTGTTAGCAATGTTTGGCTAcagtcaagaaaaaaagaaagagtgtgCCACAGAAGGCTGGGAGTATGCAAGTTTTAATGCCAATGAAAATCCACACAAGATAACTCCTGAGTAAGCGCACCTTCAACCAGAGGGAGGACTAGTTAGTAAAATCACCATGGGTGtgtttaaaaggaaaacattcCCAACAGTTTGCAACATTTTTCTGGTTTACTGATATGTTATTTCccatttgtgaaaaatgttttgccTTCATTTCAGTCTGGTGGAGCATAATAGAGAAAACTCAACGGAGCAGTGActtacatacattcatacaccCTAAAAACCTAATCTGTGGGGTGAACTTTAcacaattaaacaaacacacaagcctttgcttttaatgttttatgagaaTTAATCAAAAAAGGACATACAGAATTGTCCCGACACATTGCAACAGGACATTAAATGCACCACCgcttccataaaaaaaaaacaaaaaacaaaaaactgtgaGCACATTGTAGCAGCACTGAACGTAGCCCTGCTGCAGTATTTGGTTTAATGTCTTGAGTAAGAAGAGCAAccataaaagaaaatgaaaagggcAAGAGCTTCAAGAAGAAAATGGGAAGGACAAAGatgaggagaaaacacagcaaGCAGCAGAGAGATGGTGATGACAGTAAGGCAGCTGTTACAGCATAAATGTTATCAATATTAAAATGAGATTTATGCACAATCCTGACAATGAACGGAGCATTTCAGAAAGTTGTGACAAATGTGGCAGAGAGTAAGAGAAGTGGACAGGGAAAGGTTAAAGTATCAGATCTTAGGGAGAGTGCTGACCTCTGTTTCTGATGGACAGGCTGCTGCCTCATGGCCATGTACTGGGTGTCTTCCTGCAGCCGGTTAAGCGGAGAGTCTGGCTTCACCCGGATGCCATAGTAATGATACTTAGAGTTGCCTCTGGTGGATTCAGTGAGAGAAAAGCCAGAAACCAGTGAGGAGGAGAAGACTTGCCATCAATGTAATCACTATCATTATCCTCTTCCATCAGCAAGTCTCCAATGCCTATAAGCATCATCATATTCGTCACATCTCTAATGGTTACATGATTACTGTTATCAGCATCTTCAGCATCGCAACACTGCCTTCCTGTTTGTACCTGGTACCGAGGCGGCGGGTCCTGAGGCCCATGAAAACTGAGCGGATGAGCTTGCCGAAGGAGGCTGCGTTGACCGGATCCAGTTTCTGTTCCTGACAGTGCCGCAAGTAATGGTTATACAGGGAGCACCGGGGCAGGCTCACTCCCTCCGCAGTCTCGTAGTTGTCCAGCAGCCACTGCagctaaaaaacacacagaagaagaCACAGTCTCACAATCAGTGAGCCCAAATGTCGGCTCTGTGATATTCACCGGGCCAGCAATACAGAGGAGCAGTGGATCTTATTATCACATCAAAAGAGAGATAagacacacaccacacacactcctacctacacacacacacatcacatcacatcaccaCCTATTTTATGAGGTTTAACACCACAGAGACCATTGCACTCCCATTGTGGCTTTTGCCAACACATTTATATTCTTGAGTGAAGCGGTAAGTGACTACAGCAGAAGGAATGGCTGATTGAGTGAACACTCAAACATCTGAAGAGCTATTTATCCAATCGGAAAAATCTTCAAGACGAGTCAATATTAAGGAGGACACAGTCATCATGACCTTGTCTGTTACCGGTGCTGTTATAAAGAATTTatatgaaaaatacaataacCAATTAACTAATCAGATTTAAAGCAAATACTTCAAACGCTATTCATACAAATGATGTGGAGATTGTTTGGTGACAGCTGAGGTAAAGAGCTGGAATATAGTGAAAACAtctaaaccaaacatttccccATTTGAGTAAAAATTTGGGTAGAAATACAAAGTTGTACTAAATGAATGTGTCAtaaatatcttttaaatgtcattataacTCAGCATCCCAACAAGAGAATATTACagcaatactgcaataaaaGTGCATGTCTTGATGTATTTACGagtgaaaataacagaaatctTGTATCAATCAGCTCAAAATCCATGCAGAGTATTAAGACACGCATACAAGATACATCATTAAGCAAAAAGTGACAGCAAATGCAAGTTCAGATCGAGGATGAAAACTAATTGAGACAATTATGCGTGTCAGTGGGACAGTGCAGAGTAAGTAAAGCTAGCAGTAGGTGGTGTGTTCAACTTAGCACAACACGAGTAGAAACACACTGCCAACAGGTTCAGCCacagctttctttcttttttttttttttttttccattttctctctcatgtCCTTTTCAAAGAAAGTTCCTGGTGGACTTACATGGCTGTTGAGCAGGCTGCTTTTGTGACTTGCAATTCCTTCAGACTTTTGGAGGTTTTCAATCGCCATTTCAAGCTAAAGAAAGAAGGaagcatgcaaaaaaaaaaaagaaaaaaaaaagagtggacacagaagggggaggaggcaagagagtgagagagataaaaAATGAGACAGAAATAAGCAGACGtatataaaaaattaaaaaaaattaaaaaaaacacacaaaacagataAAGGAAATAAGACTGTTAGCGAGCAGCCAGATCTCTGCATTTCCATTAAAATCAGTCAGTGTTGCAGCCAAATCCATTATTGGCTAACAAAAGCATGCAAATCAAGGGACTCATAGGGTTAAGCTGCTCAGTGAAGACTTGCGGTCAGACACTCTAATGTATGCAAATAGGAACCACAAACAGGGGCACAGGTCACGTCAAGCTCAGAGACAATAGGTCAACAATGCCTACCCCCCCCCAACAATTTATCAAACAATATAACTTAGAAAGAATAttctaaaaaactaaaaatcagATAGAGTAAGTTGTAACTACGACACAAGCAAGAGTGTCATGGtataaaacacactgacatataATTCTTTCTTTTGGACAACAAAAAGTGTCGGAGTCCAACTGGCTGGTAAAGTGAATGACAAAACCAGGGACGTTCTGTTGAGCTGTGGAAGAAAATCaagtcaaaaaagaaaagatgtgtGGTATTGCAGCCAAACTGGAGAcacagaagaaaaggaaaaagaaagaggc from Thunnus albacares chromosome 9, fThuAlb1.1, whole genome shotgun sequence encodes the following:
- the rfx2 gene encoding DNA-binding protein RFX2 isoform X1; protein product: MQSSEGGSDTTTSVATLRTSSSAQAPVVQPVPASQQRVLVQATGSAQKGGQVQQLSVPRVQQVPQQVQQVQHVYPSQVQYVGESGEAVYTNGTIRAAYSYNPEAQLYGQSSGGAYFDSQAGGAHVTTVVSSASGGVPPHGMVGIAMDVGSSHIISSGSTYLIHGGSMEGSRNHISHSSRSSSAMLEMAIENLQKSEGIASHKSSLLNSHLQWLLDNYETAEGVSLPRCSLYNHYLRHCQEQKLDPVNAASFGKLIRSVFMGLRTRRLGTRGNSKYHYYGIRVKPDSPLNRLQEDTQYMAMRQQPVHQKQRFKPLQKVDGMSDSLCGSSQHCNNTPEQSVAAQSQHHQQYIDTSHTLPPFPTPDLGTQPLPERINMNDIKKLQTLYRDHCEATLDVVMNLQFHYIEKLWQTFWYSTPPSSDGSTTIPNSDDDLESVIPREKLVALCKYEPIRLWMRSCDHILYQALVEILIPDVLRPVPSTLTQAIRNFAKSLEGWLTNAMTNFPQEIIRTKVAVVSAFAQTLRRYTSLNHLAQAARAVLQNTSQINQMLSDLNRVDFANVQEQASWVCQCDESVVQRLEQDFKVTLQQQSSLDQWATWLDNVVSQVLKPHQGSPSFPKAARQFLLKWSFYSSMVIRDLTLRSAASFGSFHLIRLLYDEYMFYLVEHRVAQATGETPIAVMGEFSDLSSMMPSLMEKDASFSDEMSDLGSDADASRGPTEPAVKRERIEMSHPLQEM
- the rfx2 gene encoding DNA-binding protein RFX2 isoform X3, translated to MQSSEGGSDTTTSVATLRTSSSAQAPVVQPVPASQQVQQVQHVYPSQVQYVGESGEAVYTNGTIRAAYSYNPEAQLYGQSSGGAYFDSQAGGAHVTTVVSSASGGVPPHGMVGIAMDVGSSHIISSGSTYLIHGGSMEGSRNHISHSSRSSSAMLEMAIENLQKSEGIASHKSSLLNSHLQWLLDNYETAEGVSLPRCSLYNHYLRHCQEQKLDPVNAASFGKLIRSVFMGLRTRRLGTRGNSKYHYYGIRVKPDSPLNRLQEDTQYMAMRQQPVHQKQRFKPLQKVDGMSDSLCGSSQHCNNTPEQSVAAQSQHHQQYIDTSHTLPPFPTPDLGTQPLPERINMNDIKKLQTLYRDHCEATLDVVMNLQFHYIEKLWQTFWYSTPPSSDGSTTIPNSDDDLESVIPREKLVALCKYEPIRLWMRSCDHILYQALVEILIPDVLRPVPSTLTQAIRNFAKSLEGWLTNAMTNFPQEIIRTKVAVVSAFAQTLRRYTSLNHLAQAARAVLQNTSQINQMLSDLNRVDFANVQEQASWVCQCDESVVQRLEQDFKVTLQQQSSLDQWATWLDNVVSQVLKPHQGSPSFPKAARQFLLKWSFYSSMVIRDLTLRSAASFGSFHLIRLLYDEYMFYLVEHRVAQATGETPIAVMGEFSDLSSMMPSLMEKDASFSDEMSDLGSDADASRGPTEPAVKRERIEMSHPLQEM